One Thiocapsa bogorovii DNA segment encodes these proteins:
- a CDS encoding AraC family transcriptional regulator encodes MTLSRLPPAALAQLAAVTDGHFRAGPLLGIPQLLRSMGQDPDAVIHASGLDPRFLDDPETTIDFHAGGRLLAHCAAITDCPHFGLLLGHTSGLHSIGVIGVLVRHSPDTERALHNLVLHLLLHDRGAVPSLTVEGALVLLGYAIYQPGVEGTRQIYDLAIATARNILKTLRGSDWRPSEVLLPHRAPPDVKPYLRFFESAVRFDAERAALVFSSDCFARPVSGADPRLYEVARERVAALEASASCDILARIRPVLRNLLLSGEASIGEVAGVFELHKRTLNRRMRECGLTFRELVEEVRYDLARQLLRETDLQVVSIAEVLDYADAAAFTRAFRRWSGTTPAAWRKNQSHG; translated from the coding sequence ATGACCCTATCGAGACTCCCGCCCGCGGCCCTAGCCCAGCTCGCCGCGGTGACCGACGGTCACTTCCGCGCCGGTCCGTTGTTGGGCATTCCCCAACTGCTGAGGTCCATGGGCCAGGATCCGGACGCGGTGATCCACGCCTCGGGGCTGGATCCGCGCTTTCTCGATGATCCGGAGACAACGATCGATTTCCACGCCGGGGGCCGGCTCCTTGCCCATTGTGCCGCCATCACCGACTGCCCCCACTTCGGCCTTTTGCTGGGACACACCTCGGGTCTGCATTCGATCGGCGTGATCGGGGTACTGGTGCGCCACTCGCCGGATACGGAACGCGCTCTGCACAACCTGGTCCTGCATCTTCTGTTGCATGATCGGGGGGCCGTGCCGAGCTTGACGGTGGAAGGTGCGCTGGTGCTGCTGGGCTACGCCATCTATCAACCCGGAGTCGAGGGCACCCGCCAGATCTACGACCTGGCGATCGCGACTGCGCGCAACATACTGAAGACCCTCCGCGGCTCGGACTGGAGACCATCCGAGGTCCTCCTGCCGCATCGCGCCCCACCCGATGTCAAGCCCTACCTGCGCTTCTTCGAGTCGGCCGTGCGCTTCGACGCCGAGCGCGCTGCCTTGGTCTTTTCCTCCGACTGCTTTGCGCGCCCGGTGAGCGGTGCGGACCCGCGTCTCTACGAGGTGGCACGTGAGCGCGTCGCCGCATTGGAGGCATCGGCGAGCTGCGATATCCTGGCGCGGATTCGCCCGGTCCTGCGTAACCTTCTGTTGAGCGGCGAGGCGTCGATCGGCGAGGTGGCCGGAGTCTTCGAGCTCCACAAGCGCACCCTCAATCGGCGGATGCGGGAATGTGGACTGACCTTTCGGGAGCTGGTGGAGGAGGTGCGTTACGATCTCGCGCGACAGCTCCTGCGCGAGACCGATCTGCAGGTCGTGTCCATCGCCGAGGTGCTCGACTACGCGGACGCCGCCGCCTTCACCCGCGCCTTCCGGCGCTGGTCCGGGACCACCCCCGCCGCTTGGAGGAAGAATCAAAGCCACGGTTGA